A window of Aricia agestis chromosome 3, ilAriAges1.1, whole genome shotgun sequence contains these coding sequences:
- the LOC121740373 gene encoding UDP-glucosyltransferase 2-like encodes MHHLLLLVLSVVSSACGYHILCVHTIHSRSHFNLVYGVVKPLLKAGHQVTFITSFPDTQAHQNLSIIDVSSTQKYMEALHSKNHSVEWEPVKQFARDVNREVFNKPAVRELLLHGKIDLVVTEWFFSDLEAGYSAIVQAPWIVVSGMIYHTRLEYLMDSVRSVPIIPTGLGRTRDYQLPLDFRHRLLNTFSFLFYIYDWIKDYPIDKAQYEEHFQPLARQKGITLAPFSEAIHNISLVFVNSHTTLAPAMSLPPNVIDIGGYYIDEEVPPLPQDLQELMDSSTEGVIYFSMGSVVKSTNFPPYTLQDILKLFSEIPQTVLWKFDIPLENLPKNVHVRPWMPQTSILSHPNLRVFITHCGLLSTLEALKFGAPILAVPVFGDQPSNAEMVEAAGNGLRIHSSPEMGKDLVEPLKRMLSNDSYYNRAKYLSRIFNNRPVTPTQLILHYVHLVIESQGAPHLRSKVHLYKWYQIWMIDQLAFFVLVTYVTYRILRKILCLISLVFSEKQKIL; translated from the exons ATGCATCACCTTTTGCTGCTGGTTCTTTCGGTTGTGTCGTCGGCGTGCGGCTACCACATTCTCTGCGTCCACACAATACACAGCCGGAGCCATTTCAACTTGGTCTATGGCGTCGTTAAACCGCTTCTGAAAGCTGGCCACCAG GTAACGTTCATAACATCGTTTCCTGACACGCAAGCTCACCAAAACTTAAGTATAATCGACGTCAGTTCTACGCAGAAGTACATGGAAG CACTTCACAGCAAGAACCACAGCGTGGAGTGGGAGCCGGTTAAACAGTTCGCTAGAGATGTGAACAGAGAGGTGTTCAACAAGCCAGCTGTCAGGGAACTCCTGCTCCACGGCAAGATAGATTTGGTCGTCACAGAGTGGTTCTTCTCTGATCTAGAAGCCGG ATACTCTGCAATAGTCCAAGCGCCATGGATCGTGGTTAGCGGCATGATCTACCACACGCGGTTGGAGTATCTCATGGACTCGGTGCGGTCCGTGCCCATAATACCCACCGGTCTGGGCCGCACCAGAGACTACCAGCTGCCTCTGGACTTTCGACATCGACTTCTTAACACGTTCtcctttttattttacatatatGATTggat CAAAGATTATCCAATCGACAAGGCCCAGTACGAGGAACACTTTCAGCCTCTCGCCCGACAGAAGGGGATAACGCTGGCCCCATTTTCTGAGGCTATCCACAACATATCGCTGGTGTTTGTGAACTCGCACACGACGCTAGCGCCAGCCATGAGCCTTCCGCCCAATGTGATCGATATCGGCGGATATTATATCGACGAGGAGGTGCCTCCGCTCCCACAG GATCTCCAAGAACTCATGGATTCGTCCACCGAAGGTGTGATTTACTTCAGCATGGGTTCGGTGGTCAAGTCTACGAATTTTCCGCCCTATACTCTGCAGGATATTCTGAAGCTCTTCAGCGAGATCCCACAAACAGTTCTGTGGAAATTTGATATCCCACTGGAGAATCTGCCGAAGAATGTACACGTGCGACCTTGGATGCCTCAAACTAGTATACTAT CGCATCCAAATCTGCGCGTGTTCATAACGCACTGCGGGCTGCTGAGTACACTGGAGGCGCTGAAGTTCGGCGCTCCAATCCTGGCTGTCCCCGTGTTTGGAGACCAACCCTCCAACGCCGAAATGGTGGAGGCGGCAGGGAACGGCTTGAGGATCCACTCCTCCCCGGAAATGGGAAAGGACCTTGTCGAACCCCTCAAGAGAATGCTCTCGAATGACAG CTACTACAACCGCGCGAAGTACTTGTCGCGGATATTCAACAACCGGCCGGTGACGCCGACGCAGCTCATCCTGCACTACGTCCACCTGGTCATCGAGTCCCAAG gcGCACCTCATCTCCGGTCGAAGGTCCATCTTTACAAATGGTACCAGATATGGATGATTGACCAACTGGCGTTCTTCGTACTAGTGACTTATGTAACCTACAGAATACTCAGAAAAATATTATGCCTAATATCATTAGTATTTagtgaaaaacaaaaaatactttaa